One window of Hymenobacter sp. BRD128 genomic DNA carries:
- a CDS encoding heavy-metal-associated domain-containing protein, whose protein sequence is MVQFKTSAVCDMCKARLEKSLAYEKGVQAANLDVPSKVLTVTYNPAKTSPEVLRTAVQKTGYDADNVTADARAYERLPECCKKTASTH, encoded by the coding sequence ATGGTGCAGTTCAAGACTTCGGCCGTGTGCGACATGTGCAAGGCGCGCCTTGAAAAAAGCCTGGCCTACGAAAAAGGCGTGCAGGCTGCCAACCTCGACGTGCCCAGCAAAGTCCTTACCGTGACCTATAACCCGGCCAAAACCAGCCCCGAAGTGCTGCGCACCGCCGTGCAGAAAACCGGCTACGATGCCGACAACGTAACGGCCGACGCCCGCGCCTACGAACGCCTGCCCGAGTGCTGCAAAAAAACCGCCAGCACCCACTAA
- the rlmF gene encoding 23S rRNA (adenine(1618)-N(6))-methyltransferase RlmF, producing MKKPLPASPAAKDQLHPRNRHRGRYDFAQLVQASPALGPFVQVNEHQDASIDFADPAAVKALNQALLRQFYGVENWDIPVGYLCPPIPGRVDYLHNLADLLAEHNGGVVPTGRTVRVLDIGVGANCIYPILGHREYGWRFVGADTDPVALNAAKQLVAANPGLTGAIDCRLQPDPKHMLVGIMKSGEVFDATICNPPFHASAAEAEAATQRKTVNLSGNRRAAPNRNFGGQSNELWYPGGEEAFLRQLIAESRQLPRASTWYTSLISKKPSLLSAHYFLKQAEAVQVKTIEMAQGQKKSRFVAWSFLTEEEITARLAKK from the coding sequence ATGAAAAAACCACTCCCCGCCTCGCCCGCCGCCAAAGACCAGTTGCACCCGCGCAACCGCCACCGTGGCCGCTACGATTTTGCGCAGCTCGTGCAAGCCAGCCCCGCGCTAGGCCCCTTCGTGCAAGTCAATGAGCACCAAGATGCCTCTATCGACTTTGCCGACCCGGCCGCCGTGAAGGCGCTCAACCAGGCGCTGCTGCGGCAGTTCTATGGCGTAGAAAACTGGGATATTCCGGTCGGCTACCTGTGCCCGCCCATTCCCGGCCGGGTCGATTACCTACACAACCTGGCCGACTTGCTGGCCGAGCACAACGGGGGCGTGGTCCCCACCGGCCGCACCGTGCGCGTGCTCGACATCGGCGTGGGCGCCAACTGCATTTACCCTATTCTGGGCCACCGCGAGTACGGCTGGCGCTTTGTGGGGGCCGATACCGACCCCGTGGCCCTGAACGCCGCCAAGCAGCTAGTGGCCGCCAACCCCGGCCTGACCGGCGCCATTGACTGCCGCCTGCAGCCCGACCCCAAGCACATGCTGGTGGGCATTATGAAATCCGGCGAAGTCTTCGACGCGACTATCTGCAACCCGCCCTTTCACGCCTCGGCCGCCGAAGCGGAGGCAGCCACCCAGCGCAAAACGGTTAACCTCAGCGGCAACCGCCGGGCCGCGCCTAATCGCAATTTTGGGGGGCAGAGCAACGAGCTGTGGTACCCCGGCGGCGAAGAAGCGTTTCTGCGCCAGCTCATTGCCGAAAGCCGCCAGCTGCCGCGGGCCAGCACCTGGTACACTTCGCTCATCTCTAAAAAGCCCAGCCTGCTTAGCGCACACTATTTCCTCAAGCAGGCCGAAGCCGTGCAGGTCAAGACTATCGAGATGGCGCAGGGCCAGAAAAAAAGCCGCTTTGTGGCCTGGTCCTTCCTCACCGAGGAAGAGATAACGGCCCGGCTAGCCAAAAAGTAG
- a CDS encoding TonB-dependent receptor, whose amino-acid sequence MGSLPLLARAQSGAAVRGEVREAGGAASPVPGAVVRWLLPGGASGPTTTTDGAGAFTLPFPAQARPRLIVSAVGYAADTLAVPTSGTPYLRVSLRGGAALGEVTVTAKALAYSAKSVGSMQTISARDLTKSACCNLAESFETNAAVEVSTADAVSGAKQIQLLGLDGAYSLLTIDNQPALRGLSAPYRLGYLAGPWIGSIDIIKGTGSVVNGYEGISGQVNVQLKEPDLTDQLLLNAYVNDLGKFDLNAVASQRFTKKWSNVLLLHTDHLGNRVDRNGDGFLDLPLATQFNGYDKIKYKSGTGLVAELGVGAIRETRQGGQLAFRESEADAYRTAYGTTQTTDRYTAQARTSYTWPGRPFQSLGLLVNGTSHDFTSAYSFRQDSGPRRYDGHQNTGQATLLFQSVIGDTRHTYRTGLSFLYDDYKEQLTNGDTPALVAASFRLQRTERVPGAFAEYTYANTRNLTVVAGLRTDYHNLYGWQVTPRFNLKYDLRPATALRLSAGRGFRVPNPIADNAAMLASARQYYLAQNLQPEKAWNLGGSLTQYFQVLGRPATLVVDYYNTIFQNQLVADMYTTPQFIILDNLTPGARSFARSAQAEVQAEPLKGLQVKAAYKWLDVQSTYAGQLLPKPLTPQNRAFLNLGYASAFDKWRADLTVQWYGERPLAHLPADGVGGGHAHGTGTAGLEYAPRFATVNAQLTRAFKRLEVYVGVENLTNFRQPDPIQNAATPFSAGFDAAMVWGPVYGRLTYAGLRYRIE is encoded by the coding sequence CCAAAGCGGCGCCGCCGTGCGCGGCGAAGTGCGCGAAGCCGGCGGCGCGGCTAGCCCCGTGCCCGGCGCCGTGGTGCGCTGGCTGCTGCCGGGCGGGGCTAGCGGCCCCACCACTACTACCGACGGCGCGGGGGCGTTTACGCTGCCCTTTCCGGCCCAGGCTCGGCCGCGCCTCATCGTGAGCGCCGTGGGCTACGCGGCCGATACGCTGGCCGTGCCCACCAGCGGCACGCCTTACCTACGCGTGAGCTTGCGCGGCGGCGCGGCGCTGGGCGAAGTAACCGTGACGGCCAAGGCCCTCGCCTACTCGGCCAAGTCGGTGGGCAGTATGCAAACCATCAGCGCCCGCGACCTCACCAAATCGGCCTGCTGCAACCTGGCCGAGAGCTTTGAAACTAACGCCGCCGTGGAGGTGAGCACCGCCGACGCCGTGAGCGGCGCCAAGCAAATTCAGCTGCTGGGCCTCGACGGGGCGTATTCGCTGCTCACCATCGATAACCAGCCGGCCCTGCGCGGGCTGTCGGCGCCCTACCGGCTAGGGTACCTGGCGGGCCCCTGGATTGGCAGCATCGACATTATCAAGGGCACCGGCTCGGTGGTGAACGGCTACGAGGGTATTTCGGGCCAGGTGAACGTGCAGCTCAAGGAGCCCGACCTGACGGACCAGCTGCTGCTGAATGCCTACGTAAACGACCTCGGCAAATTTGACCTCAACGCCGTGGCTTCGCAGCGCTTCACCAAGAAGTGGAGCAACGTGCTGCTGCTGCATACCGACCACCTCGGCAACCGCGTGGACCGCAACGGCGACGGGTTTCTCGACCTGCCGCTCGCTACCCAGTTCAACGGCTACGACAAAATCAAGTACAAGTCGGGCACCGGCCTCGTGGCCGAGCTGGGCGTGGGCGCCATCCGCGAAACGCGTCAGGGCGGCCAGCTAGCCTTCCGCGAAAGCGAGGCCGACGCCTACCGCACGGCCTACGGCACCACCCAAACCACCGACCGCTACACGGCCCAGGCGCGCACTTCCTACACCTGGCCCGGCCGGCCCTTCCAGAGCCTGGGCCTGCTGGTGAATGGCACAAGCCACGACTTCACCTCGGCCTACTCGTTTCGGCAAGACAGCGGCCCGCGCCGCTACGACGGCCACCAGAACACCGGCCAGGCCACGCTGCTGTTCCAAAGCGTGATTGGCGACACCCGCCACACCTACCGCACGGGCCTGAGCTTTCTCTACGATGATTACAAAGAGCAGCTGACTAACGGCGACACGCCGGCCCTAGTGGCCGCCAGCTTCCGGCTGCAGCGCACCGAGCGCGTACCCGGCGCCTTTGCCGAGTACACCTACGCCAACACCCGCAACCTGACGGTGGTGGCTGGCCTGCGCACCGACTACCACAACCTCTACGGCTGGCAGGTGACGCCGCGCTTCAACCTCAAGTATGACCTGCGGCCCGCCACCGCGCTGCGCCTCTCGGCCGGCCGCGGCTTCCGGGTGCCCAACCCCATCGCCGACAACGCGGCCATGCTAGCCAGCGCCCGGCAGTACTACCTCGCGCAAAACCTGCAGCCCGAAAAAGCCTGGAACCTGGGTGGTTCACTCACGCAGTATTTCCAGGTGCTGGGCCGGCCCGCCACGCTGGTGGTTGACTACTATAACACCATCTTCCAGAACCAGCTGGTGGCCGATATGTACACCACGCCGCAGTTTATCATTCTGGATAATCTGACGCCCGGCGCCCGCTCCTTCGCCCGCAGCGCGCAGGCCGAGGTGCAGGCCGAGCCACTCAAAGGCCTGCAAGTGAAAGCTGCCTATAAATGGCTCGATGTGCAAAGCACCTACGCCGGCCAGCTCCTACCCAAGCCCCTCACGCCTCAAAACCGCGCCTTCCTGAACCTGGGCTACGCCTCGGCCTTCGATAAATGGCGCGCCGACCTCACGGTGCAGTGGTACGGCGAGCGCCCGCTAGCCCACCTGCCCGCCGACGGTGTGGGCGGCGGCCACGCTCATGGCACTGGCACCGCCGGCCTCGAGTATGCGCCGCGCTTTGCCACGGTCAACGCCCAACTTACCCGCGCTTTCAAGCGCCTCGAAGTGTACGTGGGCGTCGAAAACCTCACCAACTTTCGCCAGCCCGACCCCATTCAGAACGCCGCTACCCCTTTCAGCGCCGGCTTCGACGCGGCTATGGTGTGGGGCCCAGTGTATGGCCGCCTCACCTACGCCGGCCTGCGCTACCGCATCGAGTAG